One part of the Limnochordia bacterium genome encodes these proteins:
- a CDS encoding glucuronate isomerase, translated as MDQLQLVSTVKEALAKTRITDIHTHIYPGSFGDFFLWGIDELLTYHYLIAETMRWIDLPYEQFWALEKSAQADLVWQTLFVENTPYSEACRGVLTVLKALGLDTTKRDLKEYREYFNAQDPAAYIDRVFELSGVDTVVMTNDPFSEQEYWQEKGIHDERFKAVLRIDTLLVDWPGAVPKLKGLGYEVSQTIDSKTCEQVRRFLTDWIGRMSPLYIAASLPYDFTLPNDNPGAVMLDQCVLPVCREYGLPFAAMIGVVRRINQALGDAGDAVGKVDIGTVGYLCAHYPENKFLVTLLSRENQHELAVFARKFRNLQVFGCWWFLNNPSLIEEITRMRMELLGTSFIPQHSDARVLDQLIYKWTHSKEVIGKVLIDKYSDLMDTGWIVTPDEIQRDVDKLFSENFWDFLS; from the coding sequence ATGGATCAGTTACAATTAGTGTCTACTGTAAAGGAGGCCTTAGCTAAGACCAGGATTACCGACATTCATACCCACATCTATCCAGGGAGTTTTGGTGATTTCTTCCTGTGGGGGATTGATGAGTTACTTACGTACCATTACTTGATCGCAGAGACCATGCGCTGGATCGATCTTCCCTATGAGCAGTTTTGGGCACTGGAGAAAAGCGCCCAAGCGGATTTGGTATGGCAGACGTTATTTGTGGAGAATACTCCATATAGTGAAGCATGTCGGGGTGTACTGACTGTACTTAAGGCCTTAGGATTGGATACCACCAAAAGGGATCTGAAGGAGTACCGGGAATATTTCAACGCCCAGGATCCTGCCGCTTATATAGATCGAGTCTTTGAACTCAGCGGTGTTGATACGGTAGTGATGACCAATGACCCCTTTAGCGAACAGGAGTATTGGCAAGAAAAAGGCATCCACGATGAGCGCTTTAAGGCGGTATTGAGAATTGATACCCTGCTTGTGGACTGGCCAGGTGCGGTGCCAAAACTTAAAGGTTTGGGTTACGAAGTAAGTCAGACCATTGACTCCAAAACCTGTGAACAGGTGCGCCGTTTTCTAACTGATTGGATTGGGCGGATGTCCCCCTTGTACATAGCCGCCTCCCTGCCCTATGATTTTACTCTACCCAATGACAATCCAGGGGCAGTGATGCTAGATCAGTGTGTGCTTCCTGTGTGTCGTGAGTACGGCTTGCCCTTTGCGGCCATGATTGGCGTGGTAAGAAGGATTAATCAGGCCCTGGGAGACGCGGGGGATGCGGTGGGTAAAGTGGACATTGGTACCGTGGGTTATCTGTGTGCTCATTACCCGGAGAATAAGTTTTTGGTTACCCTATTATCTCGGGAGAACCAACATGAGCTGGCAGTGTTTGCACGGAAGTTTCGAAACCTGCAGGTTTTTGGTTGTTGGTGGTTCTTGAATAATCCAAGCCTTATCGAGGAGATTACCCGGATGAGAATGGAGCTTCTGGGAACTAGCTTTATCCCTCAGCATTCCGATGCAAGGGTGTTGGACCAACTAATCTACAAATGGACCCATTCCAAGGAAGTGATTGGCAAGGTCCTCATCGACAAGTACAGTGACTTAATGGATACAGGATGGATTGTGACGCCCGATGAAATCCAGCGTGATGTTGACAAACTCTTCTCCGAAAACTTTTGGGATTTTCTATCATAA
- a CDS encoding MBL fold metallo-hydrolase yields the protein MRIAILGGGNEVGASCIHIDLGDCKLLIDAGIRMGGGVEYGAPQDSLPDLARIDELGGVDAIYLTHAHLDHSGALPLVHQAYPKAPIYCTRPTHQLIGVLLADALKIMEQKAEREMEVPLYDVGLVNSMFARVVPVEVTRAAPLPQDLGIVHFFPAGHILGASLIGIESKVGNVLVSGDVSVLDQRTILGMSFPRFDPNVLILESTYGNRMHANRLTEEKRLARAVAEIIQHGGRVLIPAFALGRAQEVILILWAMQQAGEIPDCPIWVDGMVRSICDIYSNFAEYLCPNLRRKIEAGGNPFFQKGSRVQPVRNAKQRERIVQGPPCCIVASSGMLSGGPSQYYAEKLASGMHNAIFLTGYQDEESPGRRLLDLAAGRSNRLVLGDKQIEVVCMVQQFGLSAHADGGELVSLTHQLKPDHTILVHGDDDARAHLAERLTSTAVYLVENGDELQFSFPRRASSPELKQRQGIGKGLPLNIEALWLYIVSETALAKRLFSATELADLWYGHRLEPAQVEALTEQLQNEQAYFAQDWQRPFLYYARTKAAVANQARRRQLMNQAPELIGKLLLLRAEDGSLDFGICYGKSSTGFSAWQVGKNSTEFPAEALITIVGPWDIADGTGSEEKSRLADVIQKGTVTYRRFTGRRLWEAVFQAYKNQEFTLDAAMDACGLSMDLAHRLAIAKRLVTSADFVYYRQVVPGENRYGALPETVVPQECQEDLTRLESNAAMSLVDELFPAETGLYKRGAHVDSGTLSLYFHFPDVAQVRYAGRLRELEELSGWQVEVNTNAHHGALNQVLLTLLPGDCLPKKGPSIYADKKKVLLQCTLPKDVPVAKLVRKFKEETGFELVLAEETPSVVVEPVNAAGDKQWEINQAFRLIKEHFKWLGVEIYKHSKKTSPDGTGYIQLAFISPEIGRQYAEDLDDLSRESGWPIVIAEEPNQHAIKMAAIVLMQRDWGLLKEPSFFKGEQRVEVKLSQRPDEKRWLEAVSRFKAKTGYDLEYTI from the coding sequence ATGCGAATTGCGATACTTGGTGGAGGCAATGAGGTCGGTGCAAGCTGTATACATATTGATCTTGGAGACTGCAAGCTGCTTATAGATGCGGGAATCCGCATGGGTGGGGGTGTGGAATATGGTGCTCCCCAGGACAGTCTACCGGATCTGGCCCGGATAGATGAGCTTGGCGGTGTTGATGCTATTTACCTGACCCATGCCCATTTGGATCACAGCGGTGCTCTACCGTTAGTACACCAAGCCTATCCCAAGGCACCTATCTACTGTACTCGTCCGACCCATCAGCTGATTGGTGTGTTACTAGCCGATGCCTTAAAGATCATGGAGCAAAAGGCAGAGCGGGAGATGGAGGTCCCTCTATATGATGTGGGCCTAGTAAACAGTATGTTTGCTAGGGTAGTTCCTGTGGAGGTAACCCGAGCTGCTCCTTTACCGCAGGACCTTGGGATTGTTCACTTTTTTCCCGCGGGGCACATTCTCGGTGCTAGTCTCATCGGCATAGAATCTAAGGTTGGGAATGTGTTGGTTAGTGGGGACGTATCAGTTTTAGATCAAAGGACCATTCTGGGGATGAGCTTTCCTAGGTTTGACCCTAATGTATTGATCTTGGAATCTACCTATGGTAACCGCATGCATGCTAATCGGTTGACCGAAGAGAAAAGACTGGCCCGGGCAGTTGCTGAAATCATTCAACATGGAGGACGTGTACTTATTCCCGCCTTTGCCTTGGGACGGGCCCAAGAAGTGATCCTGATCCTGTGGGCGATGCAGCAAGCTGGCGAGATTCCCGATTGCCCGATCTGGGTCGATGGCATGGTGCGTAGCATCTGCGATATTTACAGCAACTTTGCGGAGTACCTCTGCCCTAATCTAAGACGCAAGATTGAAGCCGGAGGCAATCCGTTTTTTCAAAAGGGTTCCCGGGTACAACCGGTTAGGAATGCCAAGCAGCGGGAACGCATTGTGCAGGGTCCACCTTGCTGTATTGTGGCTAGTTCAGGCATGCTCAGTGGAGGCCCAAGCCAGTATTATGCCGAGAAACTGGCTAGTGGGATGCACAATGCCATTTTCCTAACGGGTTACCAGGATGAGGAGAGTCCAGGTCGGCGCTTACTAGATTTGGCTGCGGGCCGTTCTAATAGATTAGTTCTAGGGGATAAGCAGATTGAAGTTGTGTGTATGGTGCAGCAATTCGGTCTATCTGCCCATGCTGATGGGGGCGAGTTGGTCAGCCTTACGCACCAACTAAAGCCGGACCATACGATTTTAGTACACGGCGATGATGATGCAAGGGCCCATTTAGCCGAGAGACTTACCAGCACCGCTGTATATCTGGTCGAAAACGGAGACGAATTGCAGTTTAGCTTTCCCCGTCGAGCTTCGTCCCCCGAACTAAAGCAACGCCAGGGAATTGGTAAAGGTCTGCCTTTGAACATTGAAGCACTTTGGCTGTATATCGTTTCGGAGACAGCGTTGGCAAAACGGTTGTTTTCAGCCACTGAACTTGCGGATCTTTGGTACGGTCACCGGTTAGAACCGGCACAGGTTGAAGCTTTAACAGAACAGCTTCAGAATGAGCAAGCGTACTTTGCCCAAGACTGGCAGCGGCCCTTTTTGTACTATGCCCGGACTAAAGCAGCGGTGGCTAATCAGGCTCGAAGGCGACAATTGATGAACCAGGCGCCGGAGTTGATTGGTAAGCTGCTGCTTTTACGGGCAGAGGATGGCAGTCTGGACTTTGGCATTTGTTACGGGAAGTCATCCACTGGCTTTTCTGCTTGGCAGGTGGGAAAGAACTCTACAGAGTTCCCTGCAGAAGCCCTCATTACTATTGTGGGGCCATGGGATATTGCCGATGGAACTGGTAGTGAGGAGAAAAGTAGATTGGCCGATGTCATCCAAAAAGGCACGGTGACCTACCGCAGATTTACCGGAAGAAGGCTTTGGGAAGCGGTGTTCCAAGCATACAAGAATCAAGAATTTACCCTTGATGCAGCCATGGATGCCTGTGGATTATCTATGGACCTAGCCCATCGGTTGGCTATCGCGAAAAGACTGGTCACCAGTGCAGATTTCGTATATTATAGACAGGTGGTACCAGGGGAAAACCGATATGGTGCCTTACCTGAGACGGTGGTTCCACAGGAGTGCCAAGAGGACCTGACGCGTCTTGAGTCCAATGCGGCTATGTCCCTCGTTGATGAATTGTTTCCAGCGGAGACTGGTTTGTATAAGCGGGGTGCCCATGTAGATTCGGGTACCTTAAGTCTATACTTCCACTTCCCTGATGTTGCCCAGGTGCGTTATGCGGGCAGATTGCGAGAACTAGAGGAGCTTTCTGGTTGGCAGGTTGAGGTGAACACTAATGCCCACCATGGAGCATTGAACCAAGTGCTCTTGACCTTGTTGCCAGGGGACTGTCTGCCGAAAAAGGGACCGTCGATTTACGCTGATAAGAAGAAAGTCCTGCTCCAGTGTACACTACCAAAGGATGTACCCGTCGCTAAATTGGTACGCAAGTTCAAAGAAGAAACGGGTTTTGAGCTGGTTCTAGCCGAGGAAACCCCTTCGGTCGTAGTGGAACCTGTCAATGCTGCTGGCGATAAACAGTGGGAGATTAACCAAGCCTTTCGCTTAATTAAAGAGCACTTCAAATGGCTGGGAGTAGAGATCTACAAGCATAGTAAAAAGACAAGCCCCGATGGTACAGGATATATCCAACTGGCCTTTATTTCCCCTGAGATCGGAAGACAGTATGCGGAGGATTTAGATGATCTATCACGGGAAAGCGGCTGGCCTATCGTGATCGCCGAGGAGCCAAACCAGCATGCCATTAAGATGGCTGCAATAGTATTAATGCAGCGTGATTGGGGCCTGCTCAAGGAGCCAAGTTTCTTTAAAGGGGAACAGCGGGTTGAGGTGAAGTTATCCCAGCGCCCCGATGAAAAGCGTTGGTTGGAAGCGGTATCACGATTTAAAGCCAAGACGGGCTATGACTTAGAATACACAATCTGA